Proteins from one Clupea harengus chromosome 17, Ch_v2.0.2, whole genome shotgun sequence genomic window:
- the LOC116224424 gene encoding neurogenic locus notch homolog protein 3-like translates to MAQPLPCPPGEDTTQPGQSSCQRCNGTASCQGPRPSLWSRAGGQLGQRSRPLQPCPAGMHHGDVERDGCVMCPLGYYCTGGVSIWCPAGSYGAKEGLQRERDCSPCPAGFYCLEGSSRRPGSQFLCPVGFYCEEGTAVPHGSPCPAGTAGGQLGQTSRAACKRCVEGRFCPAGSVGPGLPCARGRYCPAGTLREILCPRGTFTPHQGALSIKDCLRCPAGFYCPEATRDPVPCQPGTFNPLDGQDSAEDCRPCYPGKACTRVALKAPDVDCMPGFVCPPGTARPNLPANACPPGTLSNRTDLTDREQCQLCPASFACLRGTGGIQRPPLSCFPGHYCPAGSMFPTQHKCPPGTWSERGGLESERECQPCPRGWYCLSGSGAPSGRCIAGHYCPEGTMFGTQSPCPAGTFSNMMGNGQKADCQICPKGYYCKEGTSKPTACPPTTYRRMKGAQRPQDCSLCPAGYSCPQSATVQPTVCGVGSYSDEGSVECLPCRRGHYCSNETTSAEVMLSVMVCPAGFLCSQGLDREPQRSAVFCPIGFYCPGGSINPNPVPCPNGTYSGQPGLRDEADCVTCPAGKFCFSQDQDQPATEPTGSCPNGHYCPPGTGHPHSFPCPAGSFRNNSLGHGGESCVACPARHYCGTPATRTPSGCPQGFYCPEGSSTPAPCEEGTYGPRPVLADASECAPCDGGRYCSGVGQTEPSGTCEAGFYCRHRATTATPVDGPSGGLCPAGSYCPSGSSYPSPCPPGTFSNSTGLMHTQQCVSCPPGYYCLGSNSSAPTGRCAAGFYCPGGADSPVQREAEEGHFSREGAVKAEDCPLGTFQPGRGQGRCLQCQPGRLCNETGLSQPPLCPSGHYCPPGSSVARPCPPGSYFAHPGAIEVTHCSLCDAGQFCQNPGLSAPEGPCAPGFYCTGGSSTATPVNLRSGDVCPAGYVCPPGTMHPHETPCPPGTWSNVVGGQDLSTCWLCPPGFYCNTSALTQPTNVCAPGFYCSGGAKSSMPVDGESGGRCPAGSYCPPGSASPSPCPEGTFSNSTGVAECRNCPPGKICLRGEDPELCPEGHFCLGGTLDDILACPPGTYNPLQGQNQLEQCLLCPPGRYCEEWGLSEPSGFCQAGYFCLAGINFRNPDGNISTGVGGACPRGHYCPEGSSLPHACPPGTSSNR, encoded by the exons GGTATTACTGCACTGGTGGCGTCTCCATATGGTGTCCAGCCGGAAGCTATGGAGCGAAGGAgggcctgcagagagagagggactgctCCCCCTGTCCAGCAG GCTTCTACTGTTTGGAGGGCAGCTCTCGCAGGCCCGGCTCCCAGTTCCTGTGCCCTGTGGGGTTCTACTGTGAGGAGGGAACAGCGGTACCGCACGGGTCCCCTTGCCCCGCTGGAACCGCAGGAGGACAACTGGGCCAGACAAGTAGAGCAGCCTGCAAGAGGTGTGTGGAGGGACGATTCTGTCCTGCAg GTTCAGTTGGACCGGGTCTGCCTTGCGCCAGGGGAAGGTATTGCCCGGCGGGGACTCTGAGGGAGATCTTATGCCCCCGCGGCACCTTCACTCCCCACCAGGGGGCCTTGA GTATAAAGGACTGCTTGCGATGTCCAGCGGGGTTCTATTGCCCTGAGGCCACCCGTGACCCAGTGCCCTGCCAGCCTGGCACCTTTAACCCCCTGGATGGGCAGGACTCCGCTGAAGACTGCCGGCCCTGCTACCCGGGCAAGGCCTGCACCAGGGTGGCACTGAAGGCCCCAGACGTGGACTGCATGCCAGG CTTCGTGTGCCCCCCAGGCACGGCACGCCCTAACCTCCCTGCCAACGCCTGCCCCCCTGGCACCCTTAGCAACCGAACCGATCTCACGGACCGCGAACAGTGCCAGCTGTGCCCCGCGAGCTTCGCCTGCCTCAGAG GTACGGGTGGCATCCAGAGGCCTCCGCTCTCCTGCTTCCCTGGGCACTACTGCCCCGCGGGCTCCATGTTCCCCACACAGCACAAATGCCCCCCGGGCACGTGGAGTGAACGCGGCGGCCTGGAGTCGGAGCGGGAGTGCCAGCCTTGCCCACGGGGGTGGTACTGCCTCTCGGGCTCAGGGGCACCGTCAGGGAGATGCATCGCTGGGCACTACTGCCCTGAAg GCACGATGTTCGGTACCCAGTCTCCCTGCCCAGCGGGCACCTTCAGCAACATGATGGGCAACGGGCAGAAAGCTGACTGCCAGATCTGCCCCAAGGGGTATTACTGCAAGGAGGGCACCTCCAAACCCACTGCCTGCCCGCC GACGACGTACCGCCGGATGAAGGGGGCCCAGAGGCCTCAGGACTGCTCCCTGTGTCCCGCCGGATACTCCTGCCCCCAGTCCGCCACCGTCCAGCCCACAGTGTGCGGGGTGGGCAGCTACTCG GACGAGGGCTCGGTGGAGTGCCTGCCGTGTCGGCGAGGTCACTACTGCAGCAACGAGACGACCAGCGCCGAGGTCATGCTGAGCGTCATGGTGTGCCCCGCCGGCTTCCTCTGCTCTCAGGGGCTCGACCGGGAACCCCAGCGCTCCGCCGTCTTCTGCCCCATCGGCTTCTACTGCCCCGGGGGGAGCATC AACCCCAACCCCGTCCCGTGCCCCAATGGGACGTACAGTGGGCAGCCGGGGCTGAGGGACGAGGCTGACTGTGTCACGTGCCCCGCGGGGAAGTTCTGCTTCTctcaggaccaggaccagcCCGCCACTGAGCCG ACGGGTTCCTGCCCAAACGGGCACTACTGCCCTCCTGGCACAGGGCATCCACACTCCTTCCCCTGCCCAGCGGGCTCCTTCAGGAACAACTCCCTGGGGCACGGTGGCGAGAGCTGTGTGGCGTGTCCTGCAAGGCATTACTGTGGCACTCCAGCCACCCGTACGCCCAGCGGGTGCCCTCAg GGTTTCTATTGCCCTGAGGGCAGTAGCACTCCTGCCCCCTGTGAAGAGGGCACCTACGGCCCTCGCCCTGTCCTGGCTGATGCTTCAGAGTGTGCCCCTTGTGACGGGGGCAGGTACTGCAGCGGAGTGGGGCAAACTGAGCCGTCAGGGACCTGTGAGGCAGGATTCTACTGCAGACACAGAGCCACCACAGCA aCCCCTGTGGATGGTCCGTCAGGCGGCCTGTGTCCAGCTGGCAGTTATTGCCCCTCAGGCTCATCctacccctccccctgcccccccgGCACCTTCAGCAACAGTACCGGCCTCATGCACACGCAGCAGTGTGTCAGCTGCCCCCCAGG ATACTACTGTCTGGGCTCCAACAGTTCTGCTCCAACTGggcgctgtgctgcaggcttcTACTGCCCTGGTGGGGCAGACTCCCCtgtgcagagagaggcagaggaggggcACTTCTCACGTGAGGGGGCAGTTAAAGCAGAGGATTGCCCCCTGGGCACCTTTCAGCCC GGCCGAGGCCAGGGAAGGTGTCTCCAATGCCAGCCTGGCCGCCTCTGCAATGAGACGGGTCTGTCCCAAccccccctctgcccctctggcCACTACTGCCCCCCCGGCTCGTCTGTCGCTCGGCCATGTCCACCT ggctCCTACTTTGCTCATCCTGGTGCAATAGAAGTAACACACTGCAGCTTGTGTGATGCGGGGCAGTTCTGCCAGAATCCAGGCCTTTCTGCCCCAGAGGGTCCCTGTGCCCCAGGATTCTACTGTACTGGGGGATCCAGCACTGCTACACCg GTGAACTTGCGGTCTGGAGACGTGTGTCCTGCGGGCTACGTGTGTCCCCCTGGCACCATGCACCCCCACGAGACTCCGTGCCCCCCCGGCACCTGGAGCAATGTGGTGGGGGGGCAGGATCTGTCCACCTGCTGGCTCTGCCCCCCTGGGTTCTACTGCAACACCTCCGCCCTGACCCAGCCCACCAATGTGTGTGCCCCAG GGTTTTATTGCTCTGGTGGGGCAAAGAGCTCAATGCCAGTAGATGGAGAGAGCGGCGGCCGCTGTCCAGCTGGGTCCTACTGTCCACCGGGTTCAGCCTCGCCCTCACCCTGCCCTGAGGGCACCTTCTCCAACAGCACAG gtGTTGCAGAGTGCCGTAACTGCCCTCCGGGGAAGATCTGCCTGCGGGGGGAGGACCCCGAGCTCTGCCCTGAGGGGCACTTCTGCCTTGGGGGCACCCTGGACGATATCTTGGCCTGCCCACCAGGAACCTACAACCCCTTGCAGGGGCAAAACCAGCTGGAGCAGTGCCTCCTCTGCCCCCCAG GGAGGTACTGTGAGGAGTGGGGACTGTCTGAACCATCGGGTTTCTGTCAGGCCGGATATTTCTGTTTAGCAG GCATCAACTTCAGAAACCCTGACGGGAACATCAGcactggggtgggtggggcctGTCCTAGAGGTCACTACTGTCCAGAGGGCTCAAGCCTACCACACGCCTGTCCTCCAGGAACCTCTTCCAataggtga